One genomic window of Ammospiza nelsoni isolate bAmmNel1 chromosome 4, bAmmNel1.pri, whole genome shotgun sequence includes the following:
- the GIMD1 gene encoding GTPase IMAP family member GIMD1, producing MADSNEMTINLVVLGKTQTGKSAAGNSLLGSADFESRLCPSSVTTRCSLGRSARVSGLTRRNGRESALRVRVLDTPSYPHSALSKQQVRDTVRAALAQHFGEQGLHLALLVLRADLPLCPDENHDTVQLIQELLGPTWKDFTAVLLTHADKAGEAGYSEETYLQSASSTLLSLLSLVQHKYIFLDNHNSIIREERNIILRKLLNFIQRNNYQVLLKHSKE from the exons ATGGCAGACAGCAATGAGATGACCATCAACCTTGTTGTGCTTGGAAAGACTCAGACTGGCAAAAGtgctgctgggaacagcctgctgggcagtgcagaCTTCGAGAGCCGtctgtgccccagctctgtgacCACGCGCTGCAGCCTGGGACGCAGTGCCCGCGTTTCGGGGCTCACCCGGAGGAACGGCCGCGAGTCAGCGCTGCGCGTCCGAGTGCTGGACACCCCCAGCTACCCTCACAGTGCTCTGAGCAAACAGCAAGTGAGGGACAccgtgagagcagccctggctcagcaCTTTGGGGAGCAAGGCCTGCACTTGGCCCTCTTGGTCCTCAGGGCTGACCTGCCTCTGTGTCCAGATGAAAACCATGACACGGTTCAGCTCATCCAg GAACTTCTGGGTCCCACGTGGAAGGATTTCACTGCAGTCCTACTTACTCATGCCGACAAGGCAGGAGAGGCTGGATACAGCGAGGAAACATATTTGCAGAGCGCCTCAAGTACCCTGTTGTCACTTTTGAGCTTGGTACAGCATAAATACATCTTCCTAGACAACCACAACAGCATAAtcagagaggaaagaaatattATCTTAAGAAAGCTCTTGAATTTCatacaaagaaataattatCAAGTACTACTTAAACACAGCAAGGAATAA
- the AIMP1 gene encoding aminoacyl tRNA synthase complex-interacting multifunctional protein 1, which yields MFLSRFLVKMAANNAVLSRLEQKGAEADQVIEYLKQQLALLKEKAILQASLREEKKLRVENAKLKKEIEGLKQELIEAEIRNGVKQVAVPTGTTLSTASFSENVPQPTAVTASSGSKDQIKGEDEEKKKKEKVEKKGEKKEKKQQPAAGSGDAKPVDVSRLDLRVGCIISAEKHPDADTLYVEQVDVGEASPRTVVSGLVKHVPLDKMQNRMAVLLCNLKPAKMRGVVSQAMVMCASSPEKVEILAPPPGVVPGDRITFEGFPGDPEKELNPKKKIWEQIQPDLHTNDQCVATYKGVPFEVKGKGVCRAETMANSGIK from the exons GTTTTTATCCCGTTTTTTGGTAAAGATGGCAGCCAACaatgcagtgctgagcagaCTGGAGCAGAAGGGTGCTGAGGCCGATCAAGTTATTGAGTACCTCAAGCAGCAACTTGCCCTGCTCAAGGAAAAAGCCA TCTTGCAAGCATCTCTCCGAGAAGAGAAGAAGCTCCGTGTAGAAAATGCtaaactgaagaaagaaattgAAGGGTTGAAACAGGAGTTGATTGAGGCTGAAATTCGAAATggag TAAAGCAGGTTGCAGTTCCTACTGGTACAACCCTTTCTACAGCTTCGTTTTCAGAGAATGTTCCACAACCTACAGCAGTTACAGCATCTTCTGGTTCCAAAGATCAAATTAAAGgtgaagatgaagaaaagaaaaagaaagaaaaagtagagAAAAAAG GtgaaaagaaggagaagaaacagcagccagctgctggAAGTGGCGATGCGAAACCTGTAGATGTTTCTCGTCTGGATCTTCGTGTTGGCTGCATTATTAGTGCTGAAAAGCATCCAGATGCAGACACTCTGTATGTTGAACAAGTGGATGTTGGTGAAGCAAGCCCAAGGACTGTTGTCAGCGGTTTAGTGAAACATGTTCCTCTGGATAAG ATGCAGAATCGGATGGCAGTGCTACTCTGTAACTTGAAGCCTGCAAAGATGAGAGGAGTAGTATCTCAAGCAATGGTGATGTGTGCCAGCTCCCCAGAAAAAGTGGAAATTCTGGCTCCTCCACCTGGAGTGGTACCTGGGGACAGAATCACTTTTGAAGGTTTTCCTG GAGATCCTGAGAAGGAACTTAATCCAAAGAAGAAGATTTGGGAGCAAATCCAACCTGATCTTCATACCAATGACCAGTGTGTTGCTACATACAAAGGAGTTCCATTTGAAGTGAAAGGGAAAGGAGTGTGCAGGGCAGAGACCATGGCAAACAGcggaataaaataa